The following proteins are co-located in the Cryptococcus neoformans var. grubii H99 chromosome 1, complete sequence genome:
- a CDS encoding DNA excision repair protein ERCC-5 — protein sequence MGVKGLWSLLNPVARPVQIEGMEGKRLAIDSSIWLYQFQATMRDKDGRVLVNAHVLGFLRRINKLLFHGIKPVFVFDGGAPALKRSTIAERKRKKTGAAANHAKVAEKLFAAQMRREAVKAAQVAQEQKEAKAAAEAAAEYARRYPDEAGEQIAEGAVYLEDLEGRAGPSRPRSPGPAQSEGADPSAVPTDPEKRRKYFKKHDPYRLPAAEMPTVSTSDRPDARLATEEELKQFIDEVHPEDIDIESAEFRALPTEVQYEIIGDLRIRSRQQSHRRLADMLRAAPTPLDFSKAQIKHLSQRNALTQQLLTVTDMVGKAHLTIPVRIAAERNREYVLVKKDETEGGGWALGIREGSKEKPIEVEPTEPKTESEDDSDIELVSPPPQAAMDQDLREYRRQQVLEAIAARYAPKRPARAPLDVAVTPFGPSRTASSKPLFDVDGEGEEEVVPTANDEALALALQQEELGDDEMEVDEDLAKALALSRRDAERKSRSENEGFRVVGVEKDELIEEEDGDMEEVDLVPSGTVTPAQVDVEAEASEDEDEFEEVDTSSTTLSSSRVSLGASIAPGMETLEIAATHPNSTRMINPIVVDDDDDDDDEGDPVVSTFTEKGGPVYRPPTASDLPERAAQSSGEQALPAISSLPQMSQSTVVPIRPKALHKLNSAVNVPSPLRNVAQPKSPKSSPISVDDVPVPADGPDLSFTLEATNPIEIRGAPSPDMIPPRSPPSPDLYGSGSLERPHFPERPSPHSPVMYNEMDDDDDEGSQIDENDETRSTYSWSRSPTPPPRPLRTTESDVSLNSAASPSPALVAAPRDDDEDDGDLAPADVAAESDDYARFVASIKNRDLNEVRGEIDDEIRVLNSENRVAMRDSDEITQSMIAQIQTLLRHFGIPYITAPMEAEAQCAKLAQLGLVDGIITDDSDVFLFGGGQCFKNIFNDAKYVECFLLADVERELMLTRERLISLAYFLGSDYTLGLPGVGPVMGLEILANFPGERGLYDFKEWWGRVQRGNDTEEESGTKWRKSFKRRFLKSIYLTADWPDPLVREAYLYPTVDESEEPFHWGFPRLSALRTFLHEELSWSISKVDDELTPIVQRVSLRGKHGALNKQGTLDPFFDLSAGAGHYAPRKRGMNVSKRLMGVIKQFKEAEARISKGEDLDAGAILAEEDDEEKVKGRGEEKGKVKGKRKADEEEAGDDGKESGSNRNSNSNSKKKKTSAQRSKRAGTASSVGDSVASSEGRSRSTSTSARGRAGSRSRGRGRGKGKGAGNEE from the exons GATCGAGGGTATGGAAGGGAAGCGATTGGCGATTGATAGCTCCATCTGGCTTTATCAA TTCCAAGCGACAATGAGGGATAAAGATGGTAGAGTCTTAGTGAATGCACATGTTTTAG GTTTCCTACGTCGGATAAATAAGCTGTTGTTCCACGGGATAAAACCGGTGTTCGTCTTCGATGGAGGTGCTCCGGCGCTCAAGCGATCGACTATC GCCGAAAGGAAGCGAAAGAAGACCGGCGCTGCTGCCAATCATGCCAAAGTGGCCGAGAAGCTTTTTGCCGCTCAGATGCGTCGCGAAGCGGTGAAGGCGGCACAAGT CGcacaagaacaaaaagaggCAAAGGCAGCGGCTGAGGCAGCTGCAGAGTACGCAAGGCGCTATCCTGACGAAGCCGGAGAACAAATCGCTGAGGGAGCTGTATATCTCGAAGATTTGGAAGGCCGTGCCGGCCCTTCCCGACCTCGTTCTCCCGGACCTGCACAGTCTGAGGGTGCCGACCCAAGTGCAGTACCGACAGACCctgaaaaaagaagaaaataCTTCAAAAAGCATGACCCTTATCGCTTACCTGCAGCCGAGATGCCCACAGTATCGACGTCTGACAGACCAGATGCAAGATTAGCTACAGAGGAGGAGCTCAAACAATTCATAGACGAGGTTCATCCCGAGGACATCGATATAGAATCAGCCGAATTTCGTGCTTTGCCCACCGAGGTCCAGTACGAAATTATCGGTGATTTGCGCATCCGATCCCGTCAACAATCTCATCGCCGACTCGCCGATATGCTTCGCGCCGCACCTACTCCTTTAGACTTTTCCAAGGCGCAAATCAAGCACCTCTCGCAACGTAACGCTTTGACACAGCAGCTTTTAACGGTCACGGATATGGTTGGTAAAGCGCATTTGACCATTCCAGTGAGGATCGCGGCAGAAAGAAACAGGGAGTATGTATtagtgaagaaggacgagactgaaggtggaggatgggcTTTGGGAATCAGAGAGGGGTCGAAGGAGAAGCCAATAGAGGTTGAACCTACAGAACCTAAGACCGAAAGCGAGGATGATTCGGACATTGAACTCGTATCACC GCCTCCACAGGCCGCTATGGATCAAGACCTCCGAGAATACCGTCGTCAACAAGTGCTTGAGGCTATTGCTGCCCGCTACGCTCCCAAACGTCCGGCCCGGGCCCCTCTCGACGTTGCTGTCACACCCTTTGGGCCGTCACGAACGGCGTCATCCAAGCCGTTATTCGATGTTGAtggcgagggagaagaagaagttgtgCCGACAGCTAACGATGAAGCTTTAGCATTGGCTCTGcaacaagaagagctgggagacgatgagatggaggtCGATGAAGATCTGGCGAAAGCCTTGGCTCTCAGTCGTAGAGATGCTGAAAGGAAATCAAGGAGCGAAAATGAAGGATTCAGAGTTGTTGGCGTTGAAAAAGACGAATtgatagaagaagaggacggaGATATGGAAGAGGTAGATCTCGTGCCTAGTGGCACTGTGACACCCGCTCAGGTTGACGTAGAGGCAGAGGCtagcgaagatgaggacgaaTTTGAAGAAGTCGACACGTCATCAACGACGTTGAGCTCTTCTCGGGTGTCACTAGGTGCTTCTATCGCCCCAGGCATGGAAACCCTGGAAATTGCTGCCACTCATCCGAATTCTACGCGAATGATCAACCCTATAgttgtggatgatgatgatgatgacgatgatgaaggagatcCAGTTGTGTCAACATTTACAGAGAAGGGGGGTCCTGTCTACCGACCTCCCACGGCGTCGGACCTGCCCGAAAGAGCCGCCCAGTCATCTGGCGAACAAGCACTGCCTgcaatctcttctcttccccagATGTCACAATCGACAGTCGTCCCGATACGTCCCAAAGCATTACACAAGCTGAATTCAGCGGTTAATGTACCTTCTCCCTTGAGAAATGTGGCTCAACCAAAATCGCCAAAATCATCTCCAATCTCTGTTGATGATGTTCCCGTCCCTGCTGACGGCCCAGACCTATCCTTTACCTTGGAAGCCACAAATCCAATTGAAATCAGAGGCGCACCGTCCCCGGACATGATCCCGCCTCGTTCACCGCCATCGCCTGACCTGTATGGGTCTGGGTCGCTTGAAAGACCACATTTTCCGGAACGCCCATCGCCACACTCGCCTGTAATGTATAATGAGATggacgatgacgacgacgagggTAGCCAAATTGATGAGAACGATGAGACCCGGTCCACGTATTCCTGGTCACGTTCTCCCACCCCGCCGCCCCGCCCCCTCCGGACGACTGAGTCGGATGTTTCGCTCAACTCTGCcgcatctccttctcctgcctTGGTCGCAGCGCCCCgggatgacgatgaggatgacggtGACCTGGCGCCAGCTGATGTTGCAGCAGAATCCGATGACTATGCGCGTTTTGTGGCGTCGATCAAGAATCGGGATCTCAACGAGGTTCGCGGGGAaattgatgatgagataCGGGTGTTGAACTCTGAGAACAGGGTCGCGATGAGAGACTCGGATGAGATTACCCAAAGTATGATTGCGCAAATCCAG ACTCTTCTGAGACATTTCGGTATTCCCTACATAACAGCACCCatggaagcagaagcacAATGTGCCAAATTGGCGCAGCTAGGTCTCGTAGACGGTATCATCACCGATGATTCTGACGTTTTCCTTTTCGGCGGTGGTCAGTGCTTCAAAAACATTTTCAACGACGCCAAATACGTAGAGTGTTTCCTGCTGGCAGATGTGGAAAGAGAATTGATGTTGACGCGCGAAAGATTGATTTCACTCGCGTATTTCCTGGGGAGCGATTATACGTTGGGATTACCTGGGGTCGGGCCTGTTATGGGTCTCGAGATCCTGGCGAATTTTCCCGGGGAGAGGGGTCTGTATGATTTTAAAGAATGGTGGGGACGAGTGCAAAGAGGAAATGatacagaagaagagagtggGACGAAATGGAGGAAATCGTTTAAAAGGAGATTCTTGAAGAGTATATACCTCACTGCAGATTGGCCTGACCCGCTTGTG AGGGAAGCATACCTGTATCCAACCGTCGATGAATCGGAAGAGCCCTTCCATTGGGGATTCCCCAGACTTTCAGCCTTGCGAAC TTTTCTCCATGAAGAGTTATCTTGGTCGATATCCAAAGTGGACGACGAATTGACGCCTATCGTGCAACGTGTATCCCTACGGGGTAAACATGGGGCTTTGAATAAACAAGGGACGCTTGATCCGTTTTTTGATCTGTCTGCCGGAGCGGGACATTATGCGCCTAGAAAAAGAGGTATGAATGTTAGTAAACGGTTGATGGGGGTTATCAAGCAGTTTAAAGAGGCCGAAGCTAGGATTAGCAAGGGTGAGGATTTGGATGCGGGTGCGATACTCGCagaggaggacgacgaggagaaggtgaagggacgaggggaggagaaaggTAAAGTCAAGGGGAAACGAAAAgcggacgaggaagaggctggagatgatggaaaggagagcGGGAGCAACAgaaacagcaacagcaacagcaagaagaagaagacgagtgCGCAAAGGAGTAAGAGGGCTGGAACGGCTTCGAGCGTTGGAGATTCGGTGGCGTCAAGTGAAGGAAGGAGTCGGAGTACGAGTACGAGTGCACGAGGTAGAGCAGGATCGAGGAGTCGTGGTCGAGGGAGaggcaagggaaaaggagccGGTAATGAAGAGTAA
- a CDS encoding NADH dehydrogenase (ubiquinone) 1 beta subcomplex 8 has translation MFAPALLRTARPAACRIAPIASRLASSSTKLTIANENFPLPTGEEVDPQLNGYPQLPNESLQNRYPFGWWDIQERKNFGEVVHESEDVLGMWGPDVHKTSWQSALLQLCTAFGLVGAVSYVLIKTRPERPAIARDYPYGGLEKELGGINVARKEQVDEE, from the exons ATGTTTGCCCCAGCCCTCCTCCGCACAGCACGCCCAGCAGCATGTCGCATCGCCCCCATTGCTTCCCGCctcgcctcctcctccacaaaGCTCACCATCGCAAACGAAAACTTCCCCTTGCCCACCGGAGAGGAGGTCGACCCGCAAT TGAACGGCTACCCTCAACTCCCCAACGAGTCTTTGCAGAACCGATACCCTTTCGGCTGGTGGGATATCCAGGAGCGCAAGAACTTTGGTGAAGTG GTGCACGAGAGCGAGGATGTCCTCGGCATGTGGGGTCCTGACGTCCACAAGACTTCCTGGCAAAGCGCCCTCCTTCAG CTCTGCACAGCCTTTGGCCTCGTCGGTGCCGTCTCCTACGTCCTCATCAAGACCCGCCCCGAACGACCAGCCATTGCCCGAGATTACCCTTACGGCGGTCTTGAGAAGGAGCTTGGTGGTATAAACGTCGCTAGGAAGGAGCAAGTCGACGAAGAGTAA
- a CDS encoding transcription factor TFIIIB component b'', with translation MPPPSGEIRRRAPRRRRIPVSSTEAAKKKRAGKSQGTAASAPQAASDDDSVSHAGSKRGASVLGDDEEASLAGSVSSSRAGSLAPGRAKRAKKSHGPRVATIALIDVEPEEMVGSPVTEEMTMGDLATVLVSEGRVSSRAIKIDEFRRAEMLKKKEAAQKRAEETWKRNQIKRRKVRAAQNKDRAKRREEIRKQGGDEMDVSPDEVDSEEEFEVAPDRLTPPRSSSEEGGERAAAGFGQDDEEDGAVESDVQDVAAVDNGPVDEEDQAFENMFGENARPSSPAPEDNAVQDNKDDNGGEEEEDAATAALRAAGFTVTDDPVSPRFNDDGWGDPDRAEEFDVADYRLALQERRLREFREREADDGDVVEVDDETRFVNSATYGKNRKSQRWSKMETELFYEILGETGENYTLMKAYFPGRDIRSLRLKGARENKVNPEKMTAAIMARKPLDKDYLAKSAGYDPSRSWDKEEALFEEAKADVERLRKLDSEQPLGKDAEDLDEPSGGMMEADDDDDDDDVLKRIEETDVEEGEDDGKSEDENDE, from the exons ATGCCACCTCCAAGCGGCGAGATACGGCGCAGAGCAcctcgacgaagaagaatacCTGTATCCAGTACCGAAGCGGCCAAAAAGAAACGGGCAGGGAAGAGCCAGGGCACGGCAGCGTCGGCACCTCAGGCTGCGTCCGACGACGATTCGGTCAGCCATGCGGGATCCAAACGGGGCGCTTCGGTACTtggcgacgacgaagaagcgTCATTAGCAGGGTCAGTCTCCTCGTCGCGTGCGGGCTCACTTGCTCCAGGGCGCGCCAAGCGTGCGAAAAAGTCCCATGGCCCTCGGGTCGCTACGATTGCTCTTATCGATGTAGAGCCCGAAGAAATGGTAGGCAGTCCCGTCACGGAAGAGATGACCATGGGCGACCTCGCTACGGTACTCGTCTCGGAAGGCCGGGTATCCTCCCGCGCTATCAAAATCGATGAATTTCGACGAGCAGAAAtgctcaagaagaaggaggccGCCCAAAAGCGTGCCGAGGAAACTTGGAAGCGTAATCAAATCAAGAGACGTAAAGTCCGTGCCGCTCAAAACAAGGATAgggcaaagagaagagaggaaatCAGGAAACAAGGCGGGGACGAGATGGATGTCTCTCCTGACGAGGTGGattctgaagaagagtttgaagTGGCTCCCGACAGACTTACTCCTCCACGATCATcctcggaagaagggggagagCGTGCAGCAGCAGGTTTTGgccaagatgatgaagaagacggagcGGTCGAGTCAGATGTGCAAGACGTTGCTGCTGTAGACAATGGCCCCGTGGACGAAGAGGACCAGGCGTTTGAAAACATGTTTGGCGAGAACGCGCGTCCTAGCTCCCCTGCTCCTGAAGACAATGCAGTGCAGGATAACAAGGATGACAATGggggcgaggaggaggaagacgcCGCCACCGCCGCCCTTCGCGCTGCTGGCTTCACTGTCACGGATGACCCTGTATCTCCCCGGTTCAATGATGACGGGTGGGGTGATCCAGATAGAGCGGAAGAGTTTGACGTCGCAGATTATCGATTAGCATTGCAAGAGAGACGACTTCGAGAATTTAGGGAACGTGAGgcggatgatggtgatgtgGTGGAAGTTGACGATGAAACGCGTTTTGTCAATTCGGCAACGTACGGGAAGAATAGGAAATCTCAAAGGTGGTCAAAGATGGAAACAGAGCTGTTCTACGAG ATCTTGGGCGAGACTGGCGAAAACTATACTCTGATGAAGGCATATTTTCCCGGCCGTGATATCCGTTCACTTCGACTAAAAGGTGCGCGGGAAAACAAGGTGAATCCGGAAAAGATGACGGCTGCCATCATGGCGCGTAAACCACTCG ATAAAGATTACCTGGCAAAATCCGCGGGATACGACCCGAGTCGATCATGggacaaggaagaagctctcTTTGAGGAAGCCAAGGCCGATGTCGAGAGGTTGCGGAAACTCGATAGTGAGCAACCGCTCGGTAAAGATGCCGAAGATCTGGATGAGCCTTCTGGAGGTATGATGgaagcagatgatgatgatgatgacgatgatgttCTGAAGAGGATTGAGGAGACggatgtggaagaaggggaagatgatgggaagagtgaagatgaaaacGACGAGTAG
- a CDS encoding anon-23da protein has translation MDPPFRAPFSLSNLYQTLPLGTCCAIFILWAVHHILSQRYAPITITGPTRREEVGAHGETTEELVHRWCKSLKEGFTASWWLPNGHAQTIYSALADFSMDDHVTYQRQLLRLPDGGTIGVDVYPPLTIELADDAPVIVVNHGLTGGSHESYVRNLVVWLTKPIAEGGLGGRAAVVNFRGCASTPLTSPHLYCSGNTIDNHTATTYLASLFPDAPLLGVGFSLGAAVMTRYLGEQGDKSRLRAAVVLYCPLELKAMSAKLDSAHLFPRLYSLTMARKILKSISPHLLPHSPLSSPSSPLHVNIPEILSLSSSVKYKWTLRASKVTELVVTKVGGSAPCFPFEGMDQFLEWACPSGWIGRIKRPTLAISALDDPIVSGDCLPYSAVRASSHMILAGVAQGGHLGSFDSPSPFGPDRHRRWHVRPTIEFLRGVIKDLPKSASEQKLGRVQVEEREGGWSWVGDVGWKLVGEEEECGWVGNGICESEMDRAGAGV, from the exons ATGGACCCACCTTTCCGCGCTCCTTTTTCCTTATCAAACTTGTATCAGACCCTTCCTCTCGGGACATGCTGCGCTATATTCATACTTTGGGCAGTACACCACATACTCTCTCAACGTTATGCACCCATCACTATTACGGGGCCTACTCGCAGAGAAGAGGTAGGCGCCCATGGAGAGACGACTGAAGAGCTCGTCCATAGGTGGTGCAAAAGCCTAAAGGAGGGCTTCACAGCTAGCTGGTGGTTGCCGAA TGGTCATGCTCAAACGATTTATTCGGCATTGGCAGACTTTTCGATGGATGACCATGTAACGTATCAGAG ACAGCTTCTTCGACTTCCCGATGGAGGAACAAT CGGGGTTGATGTCTATCCGCCACTCACTATTGAACTGGCAGATGATGCCCCAgtcatcgtcgtcaacCATGGCCTGACCGGGGGCAGTCATGAAAGCTATGTGAGGAATTTGGTCGTTTGGCTCACCAAGCCCATTGCTGAAGGAGGTCTAGGAGGACGAGCAGCTGTAGTCAAT TTCCGTGGATGTGCCTCAACTCCACTGACTTCTCCTCACCTTTACTGCTCTGGCAACACCATTGACAACCACACGGCTACTACATATCTCGCCAGTCTCTTCCCCGATGCCCCTTTACTCGGAGTTGGCTTTTCTCTTGGTGCAGCGGTTATGACGAGATACCTTGGCGAACAGGGCGATAAAAGTCGTTTACGAGCCGCTGTTGTTCTCTATTGTCCTTTGGAACTAAAGGCAATGAGCGCCAA GCTGGACTCTGCCCATCTGTTCCCTCGTCTCTATTCCCTTACAATGGCTCGCAAAATTCTCAAGTCCATCTCTCCCCATTTACTTCCCCATTCACCGctatcatctccatcctcgccTTTGCATGTCAACATTCCAGAAATCCTCTCCCTATCCTCTTCAGTCAAGTACAAGTGGACCCTTCGGGCCAGTAAAGTGACCGAATTAGTGGTCACAAAAGTCGGCGGCAGTGCGCCCTGTTTCCCCTTTGAAGGCATGGACCAATTCTTGGAGTGGGCTTGTCCCAGTGGATGGATAGGTCGCATCAAGAG GCCAACGCTGGCTATTTCTGCTCTGGATGATCCCATAGTATCAGGTG ACTGCCTTCCCTATTCTGCAGTCCGCGCTTCATCGCACATGATACTTGCGGGAGTTGCGCAAGGCGGACATTTAGGCAGTTTTGATTCGCCTTCCCCCTTTGGACCTGATAGACACCGTCGATGGCATGTTCGACCTACGATCGAATTTTTGCGTGGTGTTATCAAGGATTTGCCCAAATCTGCTTCTGAACAAAAGTTGGGTAGGGTTCAAGTcgaagagagggaaggagggtggTCTTGGGTTGGAGACGTTGGATGGAAACTTGTaggtgaggaagaagagtgtgGTTGGGTGGGAAATGGTATTTGTGAGAGTGAGATGGATCGGGCAGGTGCGGGCGTGTAG